The Chlorocebus sabaeus isolate Y175 chromosome 16, mChlSab1.0.hap1, whole genome shotgun sequence genome window below encodes:
- the PHB1 gene encoding prohibitin 1 — MAAKVFESIGKFGLALAVAGGVVNSALYNVDAGHRAVIFDRFRGVQDIVVGEGTHFLIPWVQKPIIFDCRSRPRNVPVITGSKDLQNVNITLRILFRPVASQLPRIFTSIGEDYDERVLPSITTEILKSVVARFDAGELITQRELVSRQVSDDLTERAATFGLILDDVSLTHLTFGKEFTEAVEAKQVAQQEAERARFVVEKAEQQKKAAIISAEGDSKAAELIANSLATAGDGLIELRKLEAAEDIAYQLSRSRNITYLPAGQSVLLQLPQ, encoded by the exons ATGGCTGCCAAAGTGTTTGAGTCCATTGGCAAGTTTGGCCTGGCCTTAGCTGTTGCAGGAGGCGTGGTGAACTCTGCCTTATATAATG TGGATGCTGGGCACAGAGCTGTCATCTTTGACCGGTTCCGTGGAGTACAGGACATTGTGGTAGGGGAAGGGACTCACTTTCTCATCCCATGGGTACAGAAACCAATTATCTTTGACTGCCGTTCTCGACCACGTAATGTGCCAGTCATCACTGGTAGCAAAG ATTTACAGAATGTCAACATCACACTGCGCATCCTCTTCCGGCCCGTCGCTAGCCAGCTTCCTCGCATCTTCACCAGCATCGGAGAGGACTATGATGAGCGTGTGCTGCCATCCATCACAACCGAGATCCTCAAGTCAGTGGTG GCTCGCTTTGATGCTGGAGAACTAATCACCCAGAGGGAGCTGGTCTCCAGGCAGGTGAGCGACGATCTTACAGAGCGAGCAGCCACCTTTGGGCTCATCCTGGATGACGTGTCCTTG ACACATCTGACCTTCGGGAAGGAGTTCACAGAAGCGGTGGAAGCCAAACAGGTGGCTCAGCAGGAAGCAGAGAGGGCCAGATTTGTGGTGGAAAAG GCTGAGCAGCAAAAAAAGGCAGCCATCATCTCTGCTGAGGGTGACTCCAAGGCGGCTGAGCTGATTGCCAACTCACTGGCCACTGCAGGGGATGGCCTGATCGAGCTGCGCAAGCTGGAAGCCGCGGAGGACATCGCATACCAGCTCTCACGTTCTCGGAACATCACCTACCTGCCAGCGGGGCAGTCTGTGCTCCTCCAGCTGCCCCAGTGA